A DNA window from Parus major isolate Abel chromosome 9, Parus_major1.1, whole genome shotgun sequence contains the following coding sequences:
- the ANAPC13 gene encoding anaphase-promoting complex subunit 13, with the protein MDSEVQRDGRILDLIDDAWREDKLPYEDVAIPLNELPEPEQDNGGTTESVKEQEMKWTDLALQYLHENVPPTGN; encoded by the exons ATGGACAGCGAGGTGCAGAGGGATGGCAGGATTCTGGATCTGATCGATGATGCGTGGAGGGAAGATAAATTGCCCTACGAGGATGTGGCCATCCCTCTG AATGAGCTCCCTGAACCGGAGCAAGACAACGGTGGTACCACTGAGTCTGTGAAAGAGCAAGAAATGAAGTGGACAGATTTGGCTCTCCAGTATCTCCATGAAAACGTTCCACCTACGGGAAATTAG